A stretch of DNA from Kazachstania africana CBS 2517 chromosome 3, complete genome:
TTGGTACTTCTTCTACCTGCGACTTTTCATCGTCAGAATAACTTATAATATCTTCAACTTCTCCGTCTTGCTCATCGACATCACTATCAGAATCACTATCACTGGAATTCAAAGCGATGTTACTGGCAATATCGAACTCATTTGCGCTCTCAGTTTCAGAATCGCTATCGTGTTCTTGAAGGGTTCTCTTGTTTAAGGCGACCATGGCTAATACTGATGGATATCACCTGTCTTCTGTGTGAACGATTGTACTGAAATATCAGTAACTTTTTAAGCTCATCGcctcttttaattttggaaaatttttcagtccgctaatatataaatatattcaatgtAATGGACCTATATGAGAAAACGATAAGTAAGATGGGAAAATGTATGTAATGTATGCGTATATGAGTAGTCTACTATTTCCAGaatataatatcatttaCAGAGTAGGTGAATTTGTTACGGCTCGTCCATTGCTGGAGTATCACACAGCAAGTTTCAGTGAAGAATACctaaaaaatatatctgTTTCTTAAAGAGCtttgcaaaaaaatttgatatattgTAATAGTGTAGAGCAATATACCTTATAACATCGTAGTCAATATATATTGACACCTACAAGAGGTGTTCTCTCGGTTGTTGGCATTATGACAAAGTTAGTTGTAAAAATGCTCATCTGGAGCAATATCACGTGCAATATGTATTTGAAGTTGAGcatttcattttatataaagagaGGACAACCTTCTCGACTGGATTTGTGTTGACCATAAAGAGAAACACCATTGAACTCAATACCATgcaatttgaaaaggaacTTCTAGTGGCTACGGAAGCCGTGCGTAAGGCTTCTTACTTGACTAAAACAATCCAAAAGGAAGTTATTTCTCATACAGAAGATACTATTACAAAATCGGATGAATCTCCGGTAACCATCGGTGACTATGCTGCTCaaactattattattaatgcAATCAAGGCTAATTTTCCTAACGATCACATTGTAGGTGAGGAGTCTGCCGATGGTTTATctgatgaatttttatcCAAGATTTTGACTGAAATTAACAATATGACCGAAGTTTATAAGGATTCTACGATTGATTTCGTCAATGAAACATATCCATTGCGTACTGTGGATGACGTGCGTCAAATCATTAATTATGGTAATTATGAAGGtggaagaaaaggaagatttTGGTGTCTTGATCCAATTGATGGTACTAAGGGATTTCTCCGTGGCCAACAGTTTGCTGTTTGCTTGGGATTAATCGTGGATGGTGTCACACAAGTAGGATGTATAGGTTGcccaaatttgaaacttgATGACTTTGGATATGCTGGGCTACCTCGCTCTCAGGACTTTGGATATTTATTCAGGGCTGTCAGGGGTTCTGGCTCATTTTATAACACCTGCTCTCTTCAAGCCAAGAATGATTGGACCCAAATTCGTGTGAGACATTTAAAGAATACTGAAGAGATGATATCATTAGAAGGTGTCGAAAAGACCCATTCTTCACACGATGAGCAATCTCAAATAAAACACAAGCTGGGAATTACCAAGACCGTCAATTTGGATTCTCAAGTTAAATACTGTTTATTAGCATTAGGTGTTGCAGATATATATTTGCGTTTACCGATTAAGTTGAGTTTTGAGGAAAAGATTTGGGATCACGCAGCTGGAAATGTAATTGTCCATGAAGCTGGTGGATTCCACACAGATTCCATCCAAAACCTCCCATTAGACTTCGGTAATGGCAGAGTTCTGGCCACTAAGGGCGTCATCGCATCTAGCGGACCAAAAGAACTACACGATCTGGTCGTTACAACCTCCAGTGgtattatcaaatcaagaagtgacttttctttatagagaatatatttaattttacGTATTGCACATATAAAAAAACTTACGATGCCGTTTCAACTTTGAAGGAACTCCCAGAACATTAAACATGACAAAGGTATCAATAACTACATTCAATTGTGGCAAACAATTTCCTTTCGAGGATCAACATGGTTTAGATATTGTAATTCAAGAGTTGGTACCAGATGGACAGAATGCTCAGGATATTTATGGATTCGgatttcaagaattgaCCAAGATCTGGGAAGGCTCTTTCGAAGATACAACTGTGTCTTATCGAAAATTACTTTCTAGTAAAATCAAGCAGCATTTGAATGACATATTTCCAAATGAAAGATACGAAGTTGCTAGTACAAAGAATATTGGCGCGCTATTCTTAATACTGGTTGTCAATGAGCGGACATTCGACATTAATAACATACTCTCCAATCACTGTAAGTGTGGCTATTTCGGTTCAAATCTAAAAGGTAGTGTCTTTACTTGTGCCAATTTACACAATAAAAGGACTTCCAACAATGAAACGTTTACATTTATTAGTTGCCATTTAACTGCCAATGAAGGAGATGTTAATTTGCAATACAGAATTAATGATATCAATAAGATAATGAGTACATGCAAAAGAGATTTAGATGTTATGGATTATCAGAATGgccatatttttttctttggagACTTGAATTTCAGGGTGAACAGTTGGCTTAAAACCAGTGTATACAATGAAGATTCCATCTCTAGTCTTCTTAATAAAAACGACGAACTAAATATGGTCAGAAAGGAAGGCTTAGTGTTAAAAGAGTTTACGGAGGGTACCATTAGTTTCCCACCGACTTACAAGTATACACTTTCCGAGCTAAACAATTACAATGATAAAAGAATTCCCTCTTGGTGCGACAGGATTTTGTTCAAGATATATCCCAAGAACTTACCTCCAAAAATCGTTTCATATAAttccaaaagaagaaatacaGGATTAAGTTTTACAGATCATGAGCCAGTGAACTTGATTCTTGAAGTTCCTGAAGTTCCAAGTAAGAAGGATTTTAGAAATGTAACAATACTTTCCAGAGTAAaaacatttgaagaaatgcTTGGTGAAGCTGCTGATTACATGTTTGGCTACATTGGGTGGTTGCTCTATAAGAAGGCTCATATTTGGCTTATCCTTGTAATAGTACTACTTTTCTTgctatataaaattatctgAAGAGACGTTAAAGTTACTTAAAGACCTTAATATCACTCAATGCCCTTACAAAGTAcagtattttctttcatgACACTGGAGGATAGCGTCCCCTGCAATAGTACCATATTCTTTCCACAGTAGTTCCCCTCAAATAATAGTGCATTTGCACTTGCTACACTGATGTATAAGTGGATATGTCTTTCAACAGAAGCACTGAATATCAGAGACAGtctattttattttattcttaCTACTTTTTTAATACTATACTTATTTATCGATATGAGTACGGCTAATATTTTTTGTCAGACGAAAAACTAAAAAGCTCGATGCTCATTGATAATCTagaaaagatgataaaaGCCAAGTGACAGCAAGGATTATGGctatttcaaagaaatcaCAAGAAGAGTTCATCAGATGTTCAGCTGCAGAAAGAGATTTCGTCAAGAAAGAGCTTCTATTGAAGGAAAAACGGCTACAGAATTCTAAAACAGTCAAAGTTGGTCACCTACGAGACAAACAAGGATTTAAGTTGAAAAAGGTCGAAATAATACAAAAAGATACTGGCAAAGCTGACCCAGAATATGAAGTGGTACTAGATAAATCATTACGAAGGGTAAAACCATACTTTTTTCATTACAAAACATTTTGCAAAGAAAGATGGAGAGATAGAAAACTAATAGAtatctttttgaaagaattcaGGGACCGTGACGCTGACTATTACAGGAAGACCATTAATATGGGAAATATATTGGTCAATAACCTTCCTTCTACCTTGAACACAGTTGTTAAGAATGGAGATCTAATAGTACATAAAGTACACAGACACGAGCCTGCTGTGCCATCGAAACCAATAAAAACTGTATTTGAAAACGATAAAATTCTCGTTATAGATAAGACAGGTGGAGTACCTGCTCATCCAAATGGTCGTTTTAGATTCAATACTGTAACGAAAATCTTGGAAAGGCAGAAAGGGTACGCGGTTCATCCATGCAATCGCCTAGATAAAGCGACAAGTGGGTTAATGTTTTTAGCTAAGACGCCTAACGGTGCCGATGAGTTTGcagatgaattaaaatcaaGATCAGTTAGCAAAGAGTACGTTGCCAGGGTCGTGGGTGAATTTCCACTTGGTGATATTGTAGTTGATAAACCGCTGAAATCTATTGCACCCAAAGTTTCACTGAATGGAGTCTGTGAACTCACAGATATTGGGGCAAAATATGCTAGgacaatttttaaaagaatcaGCTATGATGGTAACACAAGTATTGTGCAGTGCAAACCATTAACTGGAAGAACCCATCAGCTTCGTGTTCACTTACAATATCTGGGGTTTCCTATTGCGAATGATCCTTTATATTCTAATCCTAAAGTTTGGGGTCAAAATTTGGGCAAAAATGGTGAAGCTAATTTTACAACAGTCATATCAAGATTAGATGAAATTGGGATAAAGTGTGCTACTGAAAGTTGGTATTTTCCAATCTCCAACGCTGATCCaccaagaaaagaaatatgtGATGTCTGTGGTACAGAACTACCAACTGATCCCAATATCAATGAACTCGAGCTGTGGTTACATGCCTATCGCTACGAATCGAATGAATTAGATAAATTGACTGgattaaaaaaatggaGTTACCAGACGGACCTACCAGAATGGGCTTTTGGAGAACACCCAAAACATATGGATACTGCTTTACAAGAAGCCAGAAATCGCGAAGCTGAAGACGCTAACTCTAGTCATGGAGCTATttaattttcaattctatGATCTAATCAACATGTTATTCAACTGAACTATCAAGTCATAACGACCAGATTCGTTCATCATGAAAGCATTTTGACACAATAAGCAAAAGAGAACTACAGGAAGAAGCGAGCTTTACGCATGATAGAAAATTCATCCGCCGCAAGATGAAACCTTGAGCAAGAATTATAAGACTCCTCCATCGGGAGAAACAACGTTTTCTTCATTGTACTGGATTCTGTCGTTATAGTTGCTAGTCCGCAAAATCGACTCGGCAACGTACGGACTGAATATACATTCCCGGCtattaaaatataattgataGACTGGTAAGCAGCTTCCCATTCAGTCCAAGGTGGCCACGACACGCCAGCTCAAATGTGTGATCTGATAGTTGAGAATCCTTTCGATACGTGTTGTGTCATCATAGTGCACGAACTGTTGTTTtatatgttttttttgtcatttCTAGAAAGCAGGAcgggaaaaaaaaataatgtaggtatcaaataaattgatgattAAAAGTTTCACAGTTCATCAAGAATCAGCCATCGGACCAACATGCTGGCGACCCCTATCGAGACTAGTACTGGAACTAAGAGACAACTAGAAAGTGAAACATCTTTACCTAGTGAACTTCCCGTTAGAGAAGAGGTAATACCAGATGCAAATTACGATGCGTCAGTAAATAAAAAACCAAAATTCTTAAAGGATACTGAATCACCAGGAGTATCTGATAATGAGAATGACGTGCCGTTAACAAATATAGAACCACTGAACGAGGATAGGGAAGCACTCAAACCTAGAAAGCCAGCTAAAAGGATTCTAATTGGCAAAGATCATGAGTCTGGTAAATACGTTTTTCCCGAAATGACCAAGGACGATACAGTTAATGCTAGAATgcatttgaaatattatgGACTAAAGACTTTTTTAGATTCTTATTTGCCCGAAAATCTGAACTccttgtatatatattatttgatcaaactaTTGGGTTTTGAAATAAAGGACAGAGAATCACTAGCCATGATATCCAGGTACGCAACCATGATAACAGAGGATATtgatgagaaaaaattatcttacgatgaatttgaagatcCACTAGAGAAAAAACTGGCTGTAAAACTAGTTAAAGATTTACAAAAAGCTATAAATAAGGTTTTATCGACACGAATTAGTTTATCTAATTTCTACACCCTCGACCATATGGTAgctaaattgaaaactgCAAAGAGAATAATAGTTTTGACAGGTGCTGGTGTATCAACATCACTTGGTATTCCGGATTTCAGGTCGTCTGAAGGTTTTTactcaaaaattaaacatTTGGGACTCGATGATCCACAAGATGTTTTCAACCTTGACATCTTTCTGCAGGATCCATCCGTTTTCTATAATATTGCACATCTTGTTTTACCACCAGAAAACATATATTCCCCTTTACACagttttataaaaatgCTGCAAGATAAAGGAAAACTCTTAAGGAACTATAcccaaaatattgataatcTAGAGTCATATGCCGGTATAAAATCTGAAAAGTTAGTGCAATGCCATGGGTCTTTTGCGACAGCTTCATGTATAACGTGCCATTGGCAATTACCTGgtgagaaaatttttgacaaTATTAGGAAAATGGAACTGCCGTTGTGCCCATATTGTTATCATAAAAGGAAGGATTATTTCCCATTGGAAGATGATAAGACTAGAACGAATAAACCAATCCCTATAGCCTCccataaatattttggtgATACTACCCTGAAATCTTATGGTGTCTTGAAGCCTGATATTACATTTTTTGGGGAGGCTTTgccatcaaaatttcataaaaCAATCCGTGAGGATGTATTAAAATGTGATCTTTTGCTTTGTATTGGTACAAGTCTGAAAGTTGCACCAGTTTCAGAGATTGTGAATATGTTACCTGCTCATGTAcctcaaattttgataaacaGGGATCCTGTGAAGCATGCAGAATTCGATATAGATTTACTTGGGTTCTGTGACGATGTGGCAGCATTGGTTGCACAAAAATGTGGCTGGGAAATTCCACATGAGAGTTGGGATAAATTAAAGGACAAGAAGTTCGATTgcattgaaagagaaaaggGTGCATATAATGTTAAGAGTGCGGAGCAAATAGAATAAAAACTATTACATAGATGGTTATGAATATATTACTTCTATACCTATTTCaatccatattttttaacATTTCTTGcatatatttatttatacGTCCTGCCAGAAGCGAATATTCCTGTTCAATTGCAtctatttcattattaaacTCTTTTTTAAGTTCTGAGATCTCCGATTCGACTGACTTGAGCTCACCATTTATTATATCTCGTTGAATTCGGGTATCTGCTTCCTTTAATtcgatcaaaatttcttcattgtaCTTCCTTTccaattcattcaatttattttgattcttttgGCTCTGTATTTCTGTAGTTTTTTGAAgttcatgaaattttacCTGCTGTTGATTTAGTTGATCTTTCAAGATAGCTAATTTATAGAGAATGTTTGAAGACAGAATTtccttcaaattttcacGATTCGTTAATAGTTGTTGTTTGACTTCAATTAATGAAACTTCTACCCTATGTGGTTCCTGCAATTCTGTGGAAATGATTCTTAAAAGGTCATATAGCTCATTAATAACCCTTTCAAAGGTCTGTACAGACGTTTCTAGGTTAGTTTGTTTTGtttccaaatttgatagagtttcttgtttttctttcaagattttggaatattCTGATATTTCagaattcaatttgttgataTCAGTCGttgaatatttattcaatttttctctttttgaTTCTAATTCAACGAATTGAAATCCTAAAGTTTCTAGTTCCTTTAATaacttttgtttttctGTCTTGTAGTTATTGTAGTCAATGGAAAGGGTCTCTTGAAGTTTTGTCAGTTTTTTTAATTCGGTTTCCAAGTTCTTATTCTTGTTTTCAAGTTCATTAAGATCTTCTTCACTGTTTCCCTCCAAACTATCATTGATATGACCAATTTGgtcttcaatatctttaGTCTGTTGTCTTAGAAGattaaaatcatcaaattttgatcgaagttcattcaataaattctccatttcattgataaatttcttgCAATCGAACATTCTTTCCTCACGG
This window harbors:
- the RIB2 gene encoding bifunctional DRAP deaminase/tRNA pseudouridine synthase RIB2 (similar to Saccharomyces cerevisiae PUS9 (YDL036C) and RIB2 (YOL066C); ancestral locus Anc_3.154) translates to MAISKKSQEEFIRCSAAERDFVKKELLLKEKRLQNSKTVKVGHLRDKQGFKLKKVEIIQKDTGKADPEYEVVLDKSLRRVKPYFFHYKTFCKERWRDRKLIDIFLKEFRDRDADYYRKTINMGNILVNNLPSTLNTVVKNGDLIVHKVHRHEPAVPSKPIKTVFENDKILVIDKTGGVPAHPNGRFRFNTVTKILERQKGYAVHPCNRLDKATSGLMFLAKTPNGADEFADELKSRSVSKEYVARVVGEFPLGDIVVDKPLKSIAPKVSLNGVCELTDIGAKYARTIFKRISYDGNTSIVQCKPLTGRTHQLRVHLQYLGFPIANDPLYSNPKVWGQNLGKNGEANFTTVISRLDEIGIKCATESWYFPISNADPPRKEICDVCGTELPTDPNINELELWLHAYRYESNELDKLTGLKKWSYQTDLPEWAFGEHPKHMDTALQEARNREAEDANSSHGAI
- the NUF2 gene encoding kinetochore-associated Ndc80 complex subunit NUF2 (similar to Saccharomyces cerevisiae NUF2 (YOL069W); ancestral locus Anc_3.149), whose amino-acid sequence is MSKDSFPLLDVPEIVMCLQSCDFNLAAEENIRKPTSTYIIKLYQQIVKGFTGVSSDSYLDATRNLPDDEDAIFFGTLQILTLNKTCYKFFQDVGIDDFNMMDLNKPDFERTRRMLSAVVNYARFREERMFDCKKFINEMENLLNELRSKFDDFNLLRQQTKDIEDQIGHINDSLEGNSEEDLNELENKNKNLETELKKLTKLQETLSIDYNNYKTEKQKLLKELETLGFQFVELESKREKLNKYSTTDINKLNSEISEYSKILKEKQETLSNLETKQTNLETSVQTFERVINELYDLLRIISTELQEPHRVEVSLIEVKQQLLTNRENLKEILSSNILYKLAILKDQLNQQQVKFHELQKTTEIQSQKNQNKLNELERKYNEEILIELKEADTRIQRDIINGELKSVESEISELKKEFNNEIDAIEQEYSLLAGRINKYMQEMLKNMD
- the HST1 gene encoding histone deacetylase HST1 (similar to Saccharomyces cerevisiae SIR2 (YDL042C) and HST1 (YOL068C); ancestral locus Anc_3.151), with the protein product MLATPIETSTGTKRQLESETSLPSELPVREEVIPDANYDASVNKKPKFLKDTESPGVSDNENDVPLTNIEPLNEDREALKPRKPAKRILIGKDHESGKYVFPEMTKDDTVNARMHLKYYGLKTFLDSYLPENLNSLYIYYLIKLLGFEIKDRESLAMISRYATMITEDIDEKKLSYDEFEDPLEKKLAVKLVKDLQKAINKVLSTRISLSNFYTLDHMVAKLKTAKRIIVLTGAGVSTSLGIPDFRSSEGFYSKIKHLGLDDPQDVFNLDIFLQDPSVFYNIAHLVLPPENIYSPLHSFIKMLQDKGKLLRNYTQNIDNLESYAGIKSEKLVQCHGSFATASCITCHWQLPGEKIFDNIRKMELPLCPYCYHKRKDYFPLEDDKTRTNKPIPIASHKYFGDTTLKSYGVLKPDITFFGEALPSKFHKTIREDVLKCDLLLCIGTSLKVAPVSEIVNMLPAHVPQILINRDPVKHAEFDIDLLGFCDDVAALVAQKCGWEIPHESWDKLKDKKFDCIEREKGAYNVKSAEQIE
- the MET22 gene encoding 3'(2'),5'-bisphosphate nucleotidase (similar to Saccharomyces cerevisiae MET22 (YOL064C); ancestral locus Anc_3.157), which translates into the protein MQFEKELLVATEAVRKASYLTKTIQKEVISHTEDTITKSDESPVTIGDYAAQTIIINAIKANFPNDHIVGEESADGLSDEFLSKILTEINNMTEVYKDSTIDFVNETYPLRTVDDVRQIINYGNYEGGRKGRFWCLDPIDGTKGFLRGQQFAVCLGLIVDGVTQVGCIGCPNLKLDDFGYAGLPRSQDFGYLFRAVRGSGSFYNTCSLQAKNDWTQIRVRHLKNTEEMISLEGVEKTHSSHDEQSQIKHKLGITKTVNLDSQVKYCLLALGVADIYLRLPIKLSFEEKIWDHAAGNVIVHEAGGFHTDSIQNLPLDFGNGRVLATKGVIASSGPKELHDLVVTTSSGIIKSRSDFSL
- the INP54 gene encoding phosphoinositide 5-phosphatase INP54 (similar to Saccharomyces cerevisiae INP54 (YOL065C); ancestral locus Anc_3.155); the encoded protein is MTKVSITTFNCGKQFPFEDQHGLDIVIQELVPDGQNAQDIYGFGFQELTKIWEGSFEDTTVSYRKLLSSKIKQHLNDIFPNERYEVASTKNIGALFLILVVNERTFDINNILSNHCKCGYFGSNLKGSVFTCANLHNKRTSNNETFTFISCHLTANEGDVNLQYRINDINKIMSTCKRDLDVMDYQNGHIFFFGDLNFRVNSWLKTSVYNEDSISSLLNKNDELNMVRKEGLVLKEFTEGTISFPPTYKYTLSELNNYNDKRIPSWCDRILFKIYPKNLPPKIVSYNSKRRNTGLSFTDHEPVNLILEVPEVPSKKDFRNVTILSRVKTFEEMLGEAADYMFGYIGWLLYKKAHIWLILVIVLLFLLYKII